Proteins from a genomic interval of bacterium:
- a CDS encoding cytochrome C: MNRTFPIRHAVSITLLAVLCLVPAAADAMRFSHTIHDREGIGQCDRCHLPNALSIIPERAGCLDCHEAADIEETVLGPTRSHTPSWVRLHGPESQSAGARCSSCHQLAFCVDCHKGGELGADLTKRSVRMETVPETHTSRFRIVHPLKATGEQAQQCYSCHTRQDCVDCHENTVRNRLRTDSHRRSWSQIEAGAGGPLHQTFSLNQCQDCHPGGAVSDADWSRDHAREARRSLGSCQACHPDGNECMACHSAKSGLIVSPHPGNWKRIQGKFRRESPEVCDQCH, from the coding sequence ATGAACCGTACTTTTCCGATCCGCCACGCCGTCTCCATCACTCTTCTGGCCGTCCTCTGCCTGGTGCCGGCCGCTGCCGACGCCATGCGCTTTTCCCACACTATTCACGACAGGGAAGGGATCGGTCAGTGCGACCGGTGCCACCTGCCCAACGCCCTCAGCATCATCCCGGAGAGGGCTGGATGCCTCGACTGCCACGAAGCGGCCGATATCGAGGAAACCGTCCTGGGGCCAACCAGGAGCCACACGCCCTCCTGGGTCCGCCTTCACGGCCCCGAATCGCAATCCGCGGGCGCCCGGTGTTCGAGCTGCCACCAGCTCGCTTTCTGCGTCGACTGCCACAAGGGGGGCGAACTCGGAGCCGACCTGACAAAACGCAGCGTGCGCATGGAAACGGTCCCCGAGACCCACACATCCCGTTTCCGGATCGTCCATCCTTTGAAGGCCACCGGGGAGCAGGCCCAGCAGTGCTACAGCTGTCACACGCGCCAGGATTGCGTGGACTGCCATGAAAACACGGTCCGCAACCGGCTCAGAACTGATTCCCACCGGAGGAGCTGGTCCCAGATCGAAGCCGGCGCAGGCGGCCCCCTTCACCAGACCTTCTCCCTGAACCAGTGCCAGGATTGCCACCCTGGCGGGGCGGTCTCCGACGCGGACTGGAGCCGGGACCACGCCAGGGAGGCCCGCAGGTCCCTGGGCAGCTGCCAGGCATGCCATCCCGACGGGAACGAATGCATGGCCTGTCACTCCGCGAAGAGCGGCCTCATTGTCAGCCCCCACCCCGGGAACTGGAAGAGGATCCAGGGCAAGTTCAGGAGAGAGTCTCCGGAGGTCTGCGAC
- a CDS encoding four helix bundle protein — MQDFRKLQVWDRAMEITTRIYETTKAFPRCKQFGLTAQLRGASSSIGANIAEGCGRGSNKDFLRFLHMAIGSAFEVENHILLAESLKYLEKGQASSMVEDVIELKKMLSSLMRKVKRASNGNKKEGCQPS; from the coding sequence ATGCAGGATTTCAGAAAGCTGCAAGTGTGGGACAGGGCCATGGAGATAACAACCAGGATTTATGAAACTACGAAGGCATTTCCTCGGTGTAAACAGTTTGGGCTGACGGCTCAACTCAGGGGCGCGAGTTCTTCCATAGGGGCCAATATTGCTGAGGGATGCGGGAGGGGATCCAATAAGGACTTCTTACGTTTCCTTCATATGGCAATTGGATCAGCTTTTGAGGTTGAAAACCACATTCTGCTGGCAGAGAGCCTGAAATACCTGGAAAAAGGGCAAGCGTCTTCGATGGTTGAGGATGTTATCGAGCTGAAAAAGATGCTCTCCAGCCTGATGCGCAAAGTTAAAAGAGCCAGCAATGGTAATAAAAAGGAGGGCTGCCAGCCCTCCTGA